The Vibrio crassostreae genomic interval CGCTCGCGCCGGCCTCAACACACGCTTGGTTGATTGAACCAGTAACAATGTATGCCGCACCCATGTTAAACGTTGCTAGAGCAGCGTCAGGCGTACCTACGCCACCACCACAACCGACACGTAGCGGTGTTTTGAATTGGTACTGAGCTTGGATTTGCTCTTTCAGTGCCAGAATCGTTGGTAACAGGGTTACTAGCGGACGATTATCGGTGTGACCACCAGAATCGGCCTCTGCAGTAATGTCATCAGCCATAGGAACCAGTTGTGCCAGTTCCATCTGTTCTGCTGTGATTCGGCCTTCATCAACCAGAGCTTGCAGCATTTTTACAGGAGCAGGCTGCATGAATTTACTTGCGACTTCAGTACGGCTCACCTTAGCAATAACCTTGTTGCCAATCTGTATCTCGCCTTGTGCATCGCGGCTAAGACCTGCAGCACGGTAGTGAACGATTTGCGGTGTTAAACCTAAGAAGGCAGAAGCCTCAACGGTTTTTACCTTGTGCTTCAAAAACAGCTCAACACTGCCGCGTTCTAGCGCAGGTTCGCTTGGGCTGTGAATCAGGTTAAACGCGTAAGGGCCGTTTGGCAGTGCTGCTTGGATACGGTTGATCGCTTGCTCAACACGAGACGGGATTAAGCCCGCCGCGCCAAATGAACAAAGAATGCCAGCTTGACCAAGCGCAATCACCAACTCTTCAGATGAAATGCCGTTTGCCATTGCGCCTGCATAGTAAGCGTATTTAACGCCATGACAGCGACGAAAATCTTCGTCGCCTAGGCTTTGCGTACCAAGAGCTGGAGCAAAGGCGCTAACAGGTTGGCTGTTTGCTGAGCTTGCTGAATCACCCGATGCAATCTCTGCTTGTTGGCTAACGCCTAAACCTTTTTCTGGGTGGTTCACGACGTAACAAGCAAGGCTTAAGTCTTTCAATATTGTCGACATTGCCGCGTTATCAAAGCGAGTTGTGCTCTCTTCGATCTGCCAAGGCCACGGAGATAGCTTTTCGTTATTAATAGTAGTTTGAGTTGTCATACTAAATTCTTTCCTAATTCTCTGTCTCTAATGGCGGCTTATGCTTTCTTGATACCAGGAGCTTTATCGGTAGCAGGGGCTTCTTCGATACAAATCGCGATGTCTTTCACTTCGTAAATACGCAGACCATCTTTGCTCAGGTTTGCGTCGCCAACGATGATACGTTTGCCGTCTTCGTCTTTAATCGCAGTGATGTGTACATCCAGAGACATTTGCTTGTTCAGAGGGTTAATCTGACCACGGTATTTCCATTTCACTTCAGATTGGATTTGACCAAATTTCGGATTGCGGAAGCCTGCGCCAAGATCTTTGTTTAGCGCGTAGGTTTGCATCAGTTCGATGATCGCTTCGACACCTAGAGAACCAGGCATTACCGGATCTTGATGGAAGTGGAACTGGAAGAACCAATCACTAGGGTCGATCGTACGCTCAGCGTATAGGTAACCAAGACCATCTTTACCACCATCACTGGTGATCTGCACGGTATCGATGAAGTTCAATCGACCGCCAGCCAATTGGTAATGCTCTTGCACTTCACCAGTAGCAGAAACAGGTGCATTGAAGTAACGCGTCGTTTTATCTAGTAGGTTGATGTTTACATCCGGAGTGCGGTTGTTATCAACGTGCCAAGGGTGAGTCACTTTACCGTTGTCCAAACCAAGTTGATCTTTCAGTGCTGCGCCCTTGAAGTAACCAAATACCGCCGTACCTTGGTAGAAAGGCACGCCGTCAGTACTCAGTTCGAAGCTGAAGCTCTGTACGATGTTAGTACCCATCATTACCGTTGAAAGCAGACGAGAATCGTTGGTAATCGTTTTGCCACGCAAGTCGACGTTACGCAGCATTTTGCCGCTGCCATCTAGGTTACGGAAAAACAGTTCTTCACCTGGGAAGCCAAGCGTGGTGCCCATGTAGCCAGAGATAAAGCCGTTTGGCTGCAGTGAAATCTCCATCAATACCGAATAAGGCATCAAGGTGTGGTGGCTGTTTTCATCAAAGTACCATGCATTTTCTGGCACTTCGTATTCTGCGATACACGATGAAGGCTTCTTGAAGTCGCCACGCTTGCCATCAATCTCTACGACACGAGTGGTTAGCTGCAGATCGCCACACGGAGTACGTGGTGGAATCATGCCACGGTAGATAGAGAAGTCAGGGCCGAAACATTTCTCGATATCGCCTGTTGCGAATTCGAACATGTGGTAAGGCGTGAACGGAACTGTGTCTGGTGTGCGGTTCGGGTAATCAGGAGTTACTGGAGCTTCAACGTGTTGAAGAGGAACGACACCTTTGTTTGGCGCTGTTGCTAGGTCTTCAATTTGAGCCATTAATGGCGCATTTGCTGAAGCTTGTTGATTCACTGCTGGTGTATGGCCCAAGTTTTCGATAACAGGGGTTGCGACAGCTGTTTCTAAAGAAGGCAGGTAACGAGTACATTCGTCGTCTTCTTTGATCATTACACCTAAGTTTTGGAAATCAACAATCACTTTGCCGTTCAGCAAAATATCGATGTTAGCTTTCGCGTATGGGCGAGGGCTTAGACCAATCTCGGTCACTTCCATGCGGTAAGTCAGTTCTGCCGATTGTGGTAGAACTTGACCACGACAGCGTACTTGTTGAGGCGCATTTTCAAGCGGCTGGAAACGACCATTTTGAACAAGCGTGTGCATGCCAAGGTGCATCATGAAGAATTGCAGCAGTTGACCACAACCTTCTGCCATCAAAGAGCCGGCCATTACTGAGTCATCTTTGAAATGACAAGGGAAGTACCAATGCTCAGGCTCTAGCTGTTTGTGACCTTCAATCAGACCAAGTCCCCATGTGCCGCCTTGCGGTTCAACACGGCTGACCTTTTCGATCATCATGAATTTCTCTGAGCTGAAACATAAAGAAGGTTGGTGGCGATCAGATTGGTGAGTTGGGCCAAAACACTCTGCGATGTTTGCAGTCAGTAGGTGACGCAGTTCTTGGTGGTTAAACTGGGTTTTAGGGCAGTGCAACATTGGGTCGAAGCGTTGCTTAGTTGCAAGCTTACGAGCTTTGATTTCGTCTTCAGTGTGAATCACACCTTTGCCGTCTGCTAGCTCTTCATCAGTGAAGAAGCCTGCACAACCGTTGTCCATTTTCAGGATCATCTTGTCGCCAACGAAACATTCGTACGAGAAGAAGAACAGCAACGTATCGCCATTGCGAGCAAAGCTATTGATTGAGATATCGTAACGCAGCGTATCGCCACCACGAGGCAAGTCGCCAAGGAAAGTTAATGTGCAATCAAGCAGGCGGTAAACACGTTCGCCTTTGTTTTCAAAATCAATGCCTAAGTAGCTAATCAGCATTAGGTCACACTGACCAGATTCTACCGCGACAGCCCAAGGGATCTGACCATCGACAAGATACGGCGCATCAACTGGGATGTCGTATTCTGTGGTCATGGTGCTTGGCTTGTATTCGTTCACTGTCGCGTTGAGCTTGGTTACACGAGATACCAATAGGTAGTCAGTGGTTGGTAAGCGAACGCGGCGCGAGTAGCTATCGATGATCGCGTAGTCAGGACCAAATACATTGGCGATATCACCTTCAGCGTATTCAACCAGATCATCGTAATCCCAGATACATGGCTTACGGATAGGTTTTACTGGTGCTGGCGTCGTAAGTGCGTTTACTGGCACTGACTGAACTTGAGCTGGTTGATCTGATGTTTCAGCTGAGCTATCTAAACCAGACGTAATTGCGTTTAACTGTGCCTTTAATAGTGCATCAGCCATCTGCATGCCTTGGGCACGAGTGTGCAGGAATGCTTTGTGTAC includes:
- the pfaD gene encoding eicosapentaenoate synthase subunit PfaD — translated: MTTQTTINNEKLSPWPWQIEESTTRFDNAAMSTILKDLSLACYVVNHPEKGLGVSQQAEIASGDSASSANSQPVSAFAPALGTQSLGDEDFRRCHGVKYAYYAGAMANGISSEELVIALGQAGILCSFGAAGLIPSRVEQAINRIQAALPNGPYAFNLIHSPSEPALERGSVELFLKHKVKTVEASAFLGLTPQIVHYRAAGLSRDAQGEIQIGNKVIAKVSRTEVASKFMQPAPVKMLQALVDEGRITAEQMELAQLVPMADDITAEADSGGHTDNRPLVTLLPTILALKEQIQAQYQFKTPLRVGCGGGVGTPDAALATFNMGAAYIVTGSINQACVEAGASEHTRKLLSTTEMADVTMAPAADMFEMGVKLQVVKRGTLFPMRANKLYELYTRYDSIEAIPVEERLKLEKQVFRSTLDDIWAGTVAHFNERDPKQIERAEGNPKRKMALIFRWYLGLSSRWSNTGEQGREMDYQVWAGPALGAFNAWAKDSYLDDYQQRNAVDLAKHLMHGAAYLARVNLLTSQGIKLDPELARWKPTQRMA